The following coding sequences are from one Zalophus californianus isolate mZalCal1 chromosome 5, mZalCal1.pri.v2, whole genome shotgun sequence window:
- the LOC113929801 gene encoding immunity-related GTPase family M protein 1-like — MEKALGGRKLLEMVSVIRGTLKTASSAPVSIAVTGDSGNGMSSFINALRGIGHEENDSAPTGVVRTTQVPTHYFYPHFPNVVLWDLPGTGAATQSLENYLEEMQFSQYDLFIIIASEQFSMTLVKLAKTIQGLGKRFYIVWTKLDRDLSTSALLEERLLKNIRDNIRETLQKEGVCEPNIFLVSSFDPLLHGFPELRVTLHRDISDIRYHGPLENLSHTYEKAINDEVTTCREKISSKSFDTLGIQNADDLEESLTAYHLLFGVDDESLQQMAQSMGKPTEEYRAIMKSWDLYTVLRGDWPLSFMNCNTVSCLYSILSYIPLLGDFIFNSLRKWKHRRLLEIVSKDTKAILKKILTDSII; from the coding sequence ATGGAAAAGGCCTTGGGAGGAAGGAAGTTGCTGGAGATGGTCTCTGTGATCAGGGGGACCTTGAAGACGGCATCCAGTGCCCCAGTGAGCATTGCAGTGACTGGAGATTCTGGCAATGGCATGTCCTCCTTCATCAATGCACTGCGGGGAATTGGGCATGAGGAAAACGACTCAGCTCCCACTGGAGTGGTGAGGACTACTCAGGTTCCCACTCACTACTTTTACCCCCATTTTCCCAATGTGGTGTTGTGGGACCTACCCGGAACAGGGGCAGCTACCCAAAGCCTGGAGAACTATCTGGAGGAGATGCAGTTTAGCCAGTATGACCTCTTCATCATCATTGCATCTGAACAGTTCAGCATGACTCTCGTGAAGCTTGCTAAAACCATCCAGGGCCTGGGaaagagattctatattgtctgGACTAAGCTGGACAGGGACCTCAGCACAAGTGCCCTCTTGGAGGAACGACTCCTGAAGAATATTCGGGATAATATTCGGGAAACTCTCCAAAAGGAGGGAGTGTGTGAACCCAACATATTCCTGGTCTCCAGCTTTGACCCCTTATTGCATGGCTTCCCAGAGCTTAGGGTTACCTTGCATAGGGACATTTCTGACATCAGGTACCATGGTCCCCTAGAGAATCTGTCCCACACTTATGAGAAGGCCATTAATGATGAAGTGACCACTTGCAGGGAGAAAATATCCTCAAAGTCTTTCGACACCCTTGGCATCCAGAATGCAGATGATCTGGAGGAGAGTCTGACAGCCTACCACTTGCTCTTTGGTGTAGATGATGAATCTCTCCAGCAGATGGCTCAGAGTATGGGGAAACCCACAGAGGAGTACAGGGCCATTATGAAGTCTTGGGATCTATACACTGTCCTCAGAGGGGACTGGCCATTATCTTTCATGAATTGTAATACAGTCTCTTGCTTATATTCAATTCTGAGCTACATCCCACTCTTAGGTGACTTTATTTTCAACTCCCTGAGAAAGTGGAAACACAGACGCCTCCTTGAAATAGTTTCCAAGGACACCAAAGCCATCCTGAAGAAAATCCTGACAGACTCCATCATCTGA